A portion of the Thermosediminibacter oceani DSM 16646 genome contains these proteins:
- a CDS encoding DUF4391 domain-containing protein, producing MLGVPERYKIGKNFDKKTFLSGELTKQEKRKFKEEVKEITLTHQIIGEEIPSLINSDYNYQAILFFDIKVDDLKYSSFIGEILQKIVKPPAVLRFLDNKGNYLYCFASKRLNKIDSQQVVVDDIIFTQKSSSFFPDENVKLLKQHLAFSKILNTTNKLTFYTEIITKAYLITYKHLWAGALKALETRIFYDIEKMNEIRMLLKKIINLQNQLNKAVILAEKASLNSEIKNILLRLNEIAAI from the coding sequence ATGCTTGGGGTCCCCGAAAGATATAAGATTGGTAAAAATTTTGATAAAAAAACCTTTTTATCCGGGGAACTAACAAAGCAAGAAAAACGAAAATTTAAAGAAGAAGTTAAAGAAATAACCTTAACCCACCAGATAATAGGCGAAGAAATTCCATCTTTAATAAACAGTGACTATAACTATCAAGCTATTCTTTTTTTTGATATAAAAGTTGACGATTTAAAATACTCATCCTTTATCGGCGAGATTTTACAAAAGATCGTTAAACCTCCTGCAGTATTACGGTTTCTTGATAATAAAGGTAACTACCTCTACTGTTTTGCTTCCAAAAGATTAAATAAAATCGACTCGCAGCAAGTTGTTGTGGATGATATAATTTTTACCCAGAAGAGTTCTTCATTTTTTCCTGATGAAAATGTAAAATTGCTTAAACAACATTTAGCTTTTTCCAAAATATTAAACACTACCAACAAACTTACTTTTTACACTGAAATTATAACTAAAGCTTATCTTATCACATATAAACACTTGTGGGCAGGAGCTTTAAAGGCATTAGAAACCAGAATCTTTTACGACATTGAAAAAATGAATGAAATTAGGATGCTTCTTAAGAAAATCATAAATCTCCAAAACCAGCTTAATAAAGCGGTTATATTAGCAGAGAAGGCTAGTCTTAATTCAGAAATAAAAAATATTCTTTTAAGGCTAAATGAAATAGCCGCTATTTAG
- a CDS encoding site-specific DNA-methyltransferase, producing the protein MENKVSKEIFNPVEENIKKLTELFPSVVKDGQVDFEALKQELGQFEELGKEKYELTWPGKTLAKQLALTDIVGKTLKYVPEESKNPDTTENLYIEGDNLEVLKLLRNSYYGRIDVIYIDPPYNTGNDPLYRDNYSIDKKEYDMSEGNIDEYGNRFIINDKNNGHFHSNWLNIMYPILKIARELLSENGAIFISIDDNEYHNLKLICNEIFGEQNFINSIAVKTKIAGVSGSHLGKSLQNNIEYILAYAKNIENFYIAKQPQKKQELIEYINTMKLLNKSWKYTSVLKYIDDGEFVKKIKDGNGDEIYVFSHKEYVISSIKRIAEEEFNGDIKEAYYNYIDKIFRTTNAQSSIRTRVIEECSDIESDLISIEYIPKKGKNCGEKIRLYFKDKSRNLIAWLKDVIEIDNGIIYKLDNKGNLWDDINFNNLTKEGDIKFPNGKKPVQLIKDIISMVANKNSIVLDFFSGSASTAHAVMALNAEDGGSRKFIMVQIPELIKPDDKEKTDYVKYLEEEKIKPLITEIGKERIRRAGEKIKEEFKDKEWIDKLDIGFKVFRVAKTNIRWNDDVIKSGPITLEESTLSSKDALDFNPGFTDIDVVYEIMLRHRDFPLTSKIEKLTHIGNRTYMFADSVVVCLEETITREIVDKIASLEPKPIKIIFRDSAFDDDISLKLNILHRLDTQIKLFNQGKDQTYRVEFI; encoded by the coding sequence ATGGAAAATAAAGTATCAAAGGAAATATTTAATCCCGTTGAAGAAAATATTAAAAAGCTTACCGAATTATTTCCTTCTGTTGTAAAAGATGGTCAGGTGGATTTTGAAGCTTTAAAACAAGAGCTTGGCCAATTCGAAGAATTAGGAAAAGAAAAATACGAGCTAACATGGCCGGGAAAGACACTGGCAAAACAGCTCGCTTTGACCGACATAGTTGGAAAAACATTAAAATATGTGCCCGAAGAGAGTAAAAACCCGGATACCACCGAAAACCTCTATATAGAAGGAGATAATCTGGAGGTTTTAAAACTACTCAGAAATTCGTACTACGGCAGGATAGATGTAATATATATAGACCCCCCTTATAATACTGGTAATGACCCACTTTATAGAGATAATTACTCTATTGATAAAAAAGAGTATGATATGAGCGAAGGTAATATTGATGAATATGGAAATAGGTTTATAATTAATGATAAAAATAACGGACACTTTCATTCAAATTGGCTAAATATAATGTATCCTATATTAAAAATTGCAAGAGAATTATTAAGTGAGAATGGCGCTATTTTTATATCTATAGATGATAATGAATACCATAATCTAAAACTAATTTGCAATGAAATTTTCGGCGAACAAAACTTTATAAATTCGATTGCTGTCAAAACAAAAATTGCTGGTGTCAGTGGTAGTCATTTAGGAAAAAGCTTACAAAATAATATAGAGTATATACTTGCTTACGCAAAAAATATTGAAAATTTCTATATAGCTAAGCAACCTCAAAAAAAGCAAGAATTAATTGAATACATAAATACAATGAAATTACTCAATAAAAGTTGGAAATATACTAGTGTCCTTAAATATATAGATGATGGAGAATTTGTTAAAAAAATTAAGGATGGCAACGGCGATGAAATATACGTATTTTCACATAAAGAATACGTTATTTCATCAATAAAAAGAATCGCAGAAGAAGAGTTTAATGGAGATATAAAAGAAGCGTATTATAATTATATTGATAAAATTTTTAGGACAACCAATGCACAGTCATCAATTAGAACACGCGTTATTGAAGAATGTTCCGATATTGAAAGTGACTTGATCAGCATCGAATACATACCTAAAAAAGGAAAAAATTGTGGAGAAAAAATTAGGTTATATTTCAAAGACAAATCCAGAAACTTAATCGCATGGTTGAAAGATGTTATCGAAATCGACAATGGAATAATTTATAAACTAGACAATAAGGGTAACTTATGGGATGATATAAACTTCAATAATTTAACTAAAGAAGGAGATATTAAATTTCCTAACGGTAAAAAGCCTGTTCAATTAATAAAAGATATAATTTCGATGGTTGCCAATAAAAATAGTATTGTTTTAGATTTCTTTTCGGGTTCAGCTTCAACTGCTCATGCTGTTATGGCACTAAATGCAGAAGATGGTGGTTCAAGAAAATTTATTATGGTTCAAATTCCTGAATTGATAAAACCAGATGATAAGGAAAAAACTGATTATGTAAAATATTTGGAAGAAGAAAAGATAAAACCTTTAATCACTGAAATAGGCAAAGAGCGAATTCGCCGCGCTGGAGAAAAAATTAAAGAAGAATTTAAGGACAAAGAATGGATTGACAAACTCGACATTGGCTTTAAGGTTTTCCGGGTGGCCAAAACCAATATCCGGTGGAATGACGATGTTATCAAGAGTGGCCCGATTACTCTGGAAGAAAGTACCCTTTCTTCCAAGGATGCGTTGGACTTTAATCCCGGTTTTACCGATATTGATGTAGTATATGAGATTATGTTGCGTCACCGGGATTTCCCGCTTACATCTAAAATTGAGAAGCTTACCCACATAGGTAATCGGACTTATATGTTCGCCGATAGTGTAGTAGTATGTCTCGAAGAAACAATTACCAGGGAGATCGTAGATAAAATAGCTTCTTTAGAACCAAAACCGATAAAAATTATTTTCCGGGATAGTGCTTTTGACGATGATATTTCCTTAAAATTAAACATTCTGCACCGGCTTGATACCCAGATAAAACTTTTTAACCAGGGGAAAGATCAAACCTACAGGGTAGAATTTATTTAA
- a CDS encoding helicase-related protein, whose amino-acid sequence MGEVLNSNEILINRINTMLKNKKRSTVNIINDKLTLSVFAELQTNMEKVKEINLVLRDSSYIPTGREISREFEIGRIVDDIFFNSYEIVEKNKLGHLSKARSMYNFIEKHVNVKKIKRKDLVKSNLILIDEDYAVFGDSSLEIVRKTRKNSLLPLNFNVEITDPEQLKNFKKSFELLWNNKDYTEDFKEQLLENLNFIYKEYDPEFLYFFTLYELFGNQLDSDIERFENDRIGFKDTEIWKSLFRFQKDAVVSAIRKIEKYNGCIIADSVGLGKTFEALAIIKYYELRQHKVLVLTPAKLFDNWDSFRNSYVDNRFAKDRFAYDIICHTDLTRRFGRSRSGLDLSRINWGNYDLVVIDESHNFRNRNDSPERLSRYGRLINEIIKKGVKTKVLMLTATPVNNSLNDLKNQLSTITIDNDEAFKEEGIPSIEGVLRKAQKVINEWSREPNRNKNDLLDRLPSEFFKLLELVTISRSRKHITMYYGNDEIGKFPEKLPPKTYKPGIDSQGELLEFYDTNEKLDMLTLAVYQPMKYIRPEYKQHYVEKFQTVQGDKVLFNHEEREYFVSVLHRFNLFKRLESSVYAFGETLRRLLQRINRYIEMLEKSGETLEVEPDESGEDEELLLDYKYEINVNHLIKGLYLEDLYYDKEKIEELLKSVDTVLKERRDEKLKTLLDFLNEKVTKTPYNPGNKKVLIFTAFADTAYYLYDAIAPEIKKYGINTALVTGTGEPKTTLDIRKEFNTILSHFSPRSKLGRDLTEDEQIDILIATDCISEGQNLQDADCVVNYDIQWNPVILIQRFGRIDRLGSKNERIAMINFFPNLELNEYLRLEYRVKQKMLAVNLTATGEDDILNPDLNDFDFRKKQLERLQQEVVDIDELSDNISLTDLNMNDYLHELSMYVRNHPEIKKIPRGIYSLVRGEKPGCIFCFRHLEDNTKPKSTSSLYPYYLIYVANYGEIYFGNSSSRETLMQFRKLSYGKNKPNTELIELFNQQTKNATDMSFYSNLLNKAINSIKGEEERKAESSIFDFGGYKNEFAHTNADDFELVSFLVVM is encoded by the coding sequence ATGGGTGAGGTATTAAATTCTAATGAGATTTTGATAAACCGCATTAATACGATGCTGAAAAATAAAAAACGCAGTACCGTTAATATAATTAATGATAAGCTTACCCTCTCCGTATTTGCCGAACTGCAGACAAACATGGAAAAGGTAAAAGAGATAAATTTAGTTTTAAGAGACTCATCGTATATTCCTACTGGAAGGGAAATTTCCAGGGAGTTTGAGATTGGCAGGATTGTTGATGACATATTTTTTAACTCTTATGAAATAGTTGAAAAAAATAAGCTGGGGCATCTAAGTAAAGCCCGCAGTATGTATAACTTTATTGAAAAACACGTAAATGTAAAAAAGATTAAAAGAAAAGATTTAGTAAAAAGCAACTTAATATTAATAGATGAAGATTATGCGGTATTTGGAGATTCTTCTTTAGAAATTGTTCGCAAAACGAGAAAAAATAGCCTTTTGCCTCTGAACTTTAATGTCGAAATCACTGACCCTGAGCAGTTAAAAAATTTTAAAAAAAGCTTTGAGCTCCTTTGGAATAATAAAGATTATACCGAAGATTTTAAAGAACAGCTTCTGGAAAACCTTAATTTCATCTATAAGGAATATGATCCAGAATTCCTCTACTTTTTTACCCTCTATGAACTTTTTGGAAATCAGTTGGATTCTGATATAGAACGATTTGAAAACGACCGTATTGGATTTAAGGATACGGAGATTTGGAAAAGTCTCTTTCGCTTTCAAAAAGACGCAGTGGTTTCTGCCATCCGTAAAATTGAAAAATATAACGGATGCATTATTGCTGATAGCGTAGGACTTGGAAAGACTTTTGAAGCACTGGCTATAATTAAATATTACGAGTTACGTCAGCATAAAGTTTTAGTCTTAACACCGGCAAAGCTGTTTGATAACTGGGATTCATTTAGAAATTCTTATGTTGATAACCGTTTTGCTAAAGACCGCTTTGCTTATGATATTATTTGCCACACCGATTTGACTCGCCGTTTTGGGCGCTCCCGCAGCGGCCTTGATTTATCCAGAATAAACTGGGGGAACTACGATTTAGTTGTTATCGATGAATCCCATAACTTCAGAAACCGCAACGATAGCCCCGAAAGACTTTCCCGATACGGAAGGTTAATAAATGAAATTATCAAAAAAGGGGTTAAAACTAAAGTTTTAATGCTAACAGCCACACCGGTAAATAATTCCCTGAATGACTTAAAAAATCAGCTAAGCACAATTACCATTGATAATGATGAAGCCTTTAAAGAAGAGGGTATTCCCAGCATTGAAGGAGTATTAAGAAAAGCACAAAAGGTAATAAACGAATGGAGTAGGGAACCGAATAGAAATAAAAATGACCTATTAGACAGACTCCCCTCAGAGTTTTTTAAACTTCTTGAATTAGTTACAATTTCAAGAAGTCGTAAGCATATTACTATGTATTACGGCAACGATGAAATAGGCAAATTTCCAGAAAAGCTTCCACCCAAAACCTATAAACCGGGAATTGATAGCCAAGGAGAATTGCTAGAATTTTACGATACCAATGAAAAACTCGATATGCTGACCCTTGCGGTTTACCAACCCATGAAATACATAAGGCCGGAATACAAACAACATTATGTAGAAAAATTTCAAACGGTTCAAGGGGACAAAGTATTATTTAACCATGAGGAAAGAGAATATTTCGTGTCTGTATTGCACCGGTTTAATTTATTTAAAAGATTAGAAAGCTCCGTATATGCTTTTGGAGAAACTTTACGACGCCTTCTTCAGAGGATTAATAGATATATAGAGATGCTTGAAAAAAGCGGTGAGACATTAGAAGTGGAACCGGATGAGTCCGGCGAAGACGAAGAATTGTTATTGGATTACAAGTATGAAATAAATGTAAATCATCTGATAAAGGGTCTATATCTCGAAGACCTTTATTACGATAAGGAAAAAATAGAAGAATTATTAAAAAGCGTCGATACTGTTTTAAAAGAACGGCGTGATGAAAAGTTAAAAACCTTATTGGACTTTTTAAATGAAAAAGTAACCAAAACACCCTATAATCCCGGCAATAAAAAAGTGTTAATTTTTACAGCTTTTGCCGACACAGCATATTACCTTTATGATGCCATTGCACCAGAAATAAAAAAGTACGGAATAAATACCGCCCTCGTAACGGGAACGGGAGAGCCTAAAACGACCCTGGATATACGCAAAGAATTTAATACCATACTATCTCATTTTTCACCTCGTTCAAAATTAGGAAGGGACCTGACGGAAGATGAACAAATAGATATTCTTATTGCTACAGACTGCATTTCCGAAGGTCAAAACCTTCAGGATGCCGACTGCGTGGTAAACTACGACATTCAATGGAACCCCGTAATTTTAATCCAGCGCTTTGGCCGTATTGACCGTCTGGGAAGCAAAAATGAGCGGATAGCCATGATAAACTTTTTCCCGAACTTAGAACTAAATGAATATCTACGTTTAGAATACCGAGTCAAACAAAAGATGCTGGCAGTAAATTTAACTGCAACCGGAGAAGACGATATATTGAATCCGGATTTAAACGATTTTGATTTTCGCAAAAAACAATTAGAAAGGCTGCAGCAGGAAGTAGTTGATATCGATGAGTTATCTGACAATATCTCCCTAACAGACTTAAATATGAACGATTATTTACACGAATTATCCATGTATGTCCGAAATCATCCTGAAATAAAAAAGATACCAAGAGGAATTTATTCCCTGGTTAGGGGTGAAAAGCCGGGATGCATCTTTTGTTTCAGACATCTTGAAGATAATACCAAACCTAAAAGTACCAGTTCTCTTTACCCATATTACTTAATTTATGTTGCAAATTACGGCGAAATATATTTTGGGAACAGTAGTTCACGAGAGACTTTAATGCAATTTCGGAAGCTTTCCTACGGAAAAAATAAGCCAAATACCGAACTAATTGAATTGTTTAACCAGCAAACAAAAAATGCAACCGATATGAGTTTTTATTCAAATCTTTTGAATAAAGCAATCAACAGCATTAAAGGTGAAGAAGAAAGAAAAGCCGAAAGCAGTATCTTCGACTTTGGCGGCTACAAAAATGAATTTGCCCACACAAATGCTGATGACTTTGAGTTAGTATCTTTTCTTGTGGTGATGTAA
- a CDS encoding DEAD/DEAH box helicase family protein has translation MASKIIFNFDGDLPYQKDAINSVVGLFRGQDRELGDVIYRAKSRQIDLFENIVRNKLNIGNNDILKNLREIQAQNMLFPSSELQPVYNFTIEMETGTGKTYVYLRTIFELYRDYNFLKFMIVVPSVAIRKGVEKNIEILKDHFKALYNGLDISKYAFVYESNNLNKLLDFVEARDLRIVIMNIQAFNKDSNKIRKEDETGRVLWELIKYTRPIVIIDEPQRLEGNGKKKSASLKAIEELDPLFILRYSATHKKLYHQVYKLDSYQAYKQDLVKKIEVKTVYGSVSKDYPYVRYIEFTRDLKAKIEIFYREAGGQVKLRTFNVQKGVSFYELSGELPQYRDMIVLEDPHKLNGLKIGHGDSILVLKEGENNYNLDELDIIRILIRLTIQTHFAKQLKILEKGYKIKVLSLFFIDRVKNFRDNEAPDGRGIYARIFDEEYEKVIKDPRYNVLFKKYPDLFPEYQNVPKVREGYFARDKKNNETEIEDWDWEKDETEVKAKSQEDIERGIQLILEKKDELISFEEPLAFIFSHSALREGWDNPNVFQLCTLKKGSSDIAKKQEIGRGLRLAVDIYGNRCFDKEVNVLTVIANDYYDHFAEALQKDFSQEAGLDREEVTFDVIYQTLADAGIPKELLGVNTVEAFRTELVNAGIINPKTNKLTKDAAEIIYHEFSNQTFKPFQEAIKEKFVENMKAKGSKRIEIKNGDEEPVENGYHSFVTEKEFQKLLKELRERINKKTIYKVKIDKEEFIKQSVEEINKHLVSKFIYRQYEVETGGIDFKKPSEFEIKDPSRYTINLGTEEIKIIKSDFEIINYLMQQTFLPRKALIRIYSALENKILLQKQEILDEVIKIIQNKLKEFQVENIEYEVLDGFVFEEKNIFAVDEIEQWMLNESAKKAYKTKEEYRKALQKYIRVESDGEYEFARSLDDDPDVLLFTKLKKGGLVIDTPYGNYTPDWAIIHKVNDYTAKLYFIVESKFDKERVNLTDVEKAKIECARKHFASVASDVVFDWVNSYKKFKEVVNRSIQKNSVQGGS, from the coding sequence ATGGCAAGTAAAATCATATTTAACTTTGACGGTGATCTACCATATCAAAAAGATGCCATTAACTCTGTAGTAGGCCTTTTTCGGGGACAAGACCGGGAGCTTGGGGATGTGATTTACCGTGCAAAAAGCAGGCAAATAGATTTGTTTGAAAATATTGTAAGAAATAAGCTAAATATCGGGAACAATGATATTTTGAAAAATTTACGGGAAATCCAGGCGCAAAATATGCTGTTTCCGTCATCCGAACTACAACCTGTCTATAACTTTACCATCGAAATGGAAACGGGCACCGGTAAAACTTACGTATATTTGCGGACCATCTTTGAACTTTATAGAGACTATAACTTCTTAAAGTTTATGATTGTCGTGCCCTCGGTAGCCATTCGCAAAGGGGTTGAAAAAAACATCGAAATCCTAAAAGACCACTTCAAAGCACTTTATAACGGCCTAGACATATCCAAATATGCTTTCGTCTACGAATCGAATAATTTAAATAAGCTTTTAGACTTTGTTGAGGCCCGGGACTTAAGGATTGTCATTATGAATATCCAGGCTTTCAACAAGGATAGCAATAAAATCCGAAAGGAAGATGAAACCGGACGGGTTTTGTGGGAATTAATAAAATACACCAGGCCAATTGTCATAATTGATGAGCCCCAGAGGCTCGAAGGAAACGGTAAAAAGAAGAGTGCATCTTTAAAAGCTATTGAAGAATTAGACCCTTTATTTATTTTAAGGTATTCAGCCACCCATAAAAAACTATATCACCAGGTATACAAACTTGATTCGTACCAGGCTTATAAACAGGATTTAGTAAAGAAAATCGAAGTTAAAACAGTTTACGGCAGCGTCAGTAAAGACTACCCTTATGTCCGCTATATCGAATTTACCCGGGACTTAAAAGCCAAAATTGAAATTTTCTATCGGGAAGCCGGCGGTCAGGTTAAACTTCGAACCTTTAACGTACAAAAAGGTGTTAGCTTTTACGAATTGTCTGGAGAATTACCCCAGTACAGGGATATGATTGTCCTGGAAGATCCCCATAAATTAAATGGGCTGAAGATAGGTCATGGAGACAGCATCTTAGTATTAAAAGAGGGAGAAAACAATTACAATCTGGACGAACTCGATATAATCAGAATATTAATTCGATTGACCATCCAGACACATTTCGCAAAGCAGCTCAAAATCCTCGAAAAAGGTTATAAAATTAAAGTGTTATCCCTTTTCTTCATCGACCGCGTAAAAAACTTCCGGGACAACGAGGCTCCTGACGGTCGAGGAATATATGCGCGGATTTTCGACGAAGAGTACGAAAAAGTAATTAAGGACCCCCGATACAACGTACTTTTTAAAAAATATCCGGATCTGTTCCCCGAATACCAGAACGTTCCAAAAGTGAGAGAAGGTTATTTTGCTCGGGATAAAAAAAATAATGAGACAGAGATAGAAGACTGGGACTGGGAAAAAGACGAAACGGAGGTAAAAGCTAAGTCCCAGGAAGATATTGAACGGGGAATACAGCTTATCTTGGAAAAGAAAGACGAATTAATTTCTTTCGAGGAACCATTGGCTTTCATCTTTTCCCACTCAGCCTTAAGGGAAGGCTGGGACAACCCCAATGTCTTCCAGCTATGCACCCTGAAAAAAGGAAGTTCGGATATTGCAAAAAAACAGGAGATTGGACGGGGCCTGCGGCTGGCGGTGGATATCTACGGCAACCGATGCTTTGATAAGGAAGTAAATGTCTTGACCGTTATTGCCAATGACTATTACGACCACTTTGCCGAAGCCCTTCAGAAAGATTTTAGCCAGGAAGCCGGGCTTGACCGGGAAGAAGTTACCTTTGATGTTATTTATCAAACTCTTGCAGACGCCGGAATACCGAAAGAACTGCTTGGGGTAAACACGGTGGAAGCTTTTAGAACGGAACTTGTTAATGCCGGGATTATTAATCCCAAAACCAACAAGCTAACCAAAGATGCAGCAGAAATTATTTATCATGAATTTTCCAATCAAACTTTTAAGCCTTTTCAGGAAGCTATTAAAGAAAAATTCGTAGAAAATATGAAGGCAAAAGGTAGTAAACGCATAGAAATCAAAAATGGCGATGAAGAGCCGGTGGAAAATGGTTATCACAGCTTCGTCACCGAGAAAGAATTCCAAAAACTTCTAAAGGAATTAAGGGAGAGAATAAACAAGAAAACAATCTATAAAGTAAAAATTGATAAGGAAGAATTTATCAAACAAAGTGTCGAAGAAATCAACAAACATCTTGTCTCAAAGTTTATCTACCGGCAATATGAAGTGGAAACCGGCGGTATAGATTTTAAAAAGCCCAGTGAATTTGAAATAAAAGATCCTTCTAGATATACGATTAATCTCGGAACAGAAGAAATTAAAATTATTAAAAGCGATTTTGAGATAATAAATTACCTAATGCAGCAAACTTTTTTACCCAGAAAAGCTTTAATCAGAATTTATTCGGCTTTAGAAAATAAAATCTTACTCCAAAAACAGGAAATTTTAGATGAAGTGATTAAAATTATTCAAAATAAATTAAAGGAATTTCAGGTTGAGAACATAGAATATGAAGTTTTGGACGGGTTTGTATTTGAAGAGAAAAATATATTTGCCGTAGATGAAATAGAGCAATGGATGTTAAATGAAAGCGCCAAAAAAGCATATAAAACAAAAGAAGAATACCGAAAAGCCCTCCAGAAATACATCCGGGTAGAAAGTGATGGCGAGTACGAATTTGCAAGAAGTCTTGATGATGACCCCGACGTCCTGCTCTTTACGAAATTAAAAAAGGGAGGACTTGTTATCGATACCCCTTACGGAAATTATACTCCCGACTGGGCAATAATTCATAAAGTTAACGACTATACGGCAAAGCTATATTTTATTGTGGAATCAAAATTTGATAAAGAAAGGGTTAATTTAACTGATGTGGAAAAAGCTAAAATTGAATGCGCCCGTAAACATTTTGCCAGCGTAGCCAGTGATGTGGTCTTTGATTGGGTTAATAGTTACAAAAAATTTAAAGAGGTGGTGAATAGAAGTATTCAAAAAAATAGTGTCCAGGGAGGAAGCTAA